The following proteins are co-located in the Caldisericum sp. genome:
- the maf gene encoding septum formation protein Maf: MKFILASASPRRIEYLKKFGFDFEVKKAKVEEIVFENDPVKTVIHNAYLKAYSLGIAESIPVIGMDTVVEIDGKILGKPKTKDDNYKMITALLGKVHKVITGVVALKGELSIIDYVISLVRFRKDVDIGIVKAYIETGEGLDKAGGYAIQGLGSIFIEEVKGPVDNIIGIPILKVNEILKIMEEV, translated from the coding sequence ATGAAATTTATTCTCGCAAGCGCTTCGCCTCGGCGAATTGAATATCTTAAAAAGTTTGGTTTTGATTTTGAGGTAAAAAAGGCAAAAGTAGAGGAAATTGTTTTTGAGAACGACCCTGTAAAAACAGTAATTCATAATGCGTATTTAAAAGCCTACTCATTGGGAATTGCTGAGTCTATTCCCGTAATTGGGATGGATACTGTGGTTGAAATTGATGGAAAAATTTTGGGAAAGCCAAAAACCAAAGATGACAATTATAAAATGATAACGGCTTTATTAGGTAAAGTTCACAAAGTTATTACTGGTGTTGTTGCTTTAAAAGGTGAATTAAGTATAATTGACTATGTGATTTCTCTTGTTAGATTTCGAAAAGATGTTGATATTGGAATTGTAAAGGCTTATATTGAAACAGGAGAAGGGCTTGATAAGGCAGGTGGATATGCAATTCAAGGGCTTGGCTCCATTTTTATTGAAGAAGTTAAAGGACCTGTTGATAATATAATTGGAATTCCAATTTTAAAAGTAAACGAGATATTAAAAATAATGGAAGAGGTGTAA